A region of the Planctomycetia bacterium genome:
GGTCATGTAGCCGCCGTAGCTCCAGCCCATGACTCCAAGCCGATCGCGATCGGCGATGCCAAGCTCGATGCAATGATCGACGCCGCTCATAAGATCGCGATAGTCTCCGCCGCCCCAGTCGCCGTAATTGGCGTAGCGAAACTTCTTGCCGTAGCCGCTGCTGCCGCGCGGATTCGGACGCAAGACGGCGTAACCTCGTTCGGCGAACAAGGCGACCGGATACTGCGTGGGCGAACCGTCGTAGCTTTGCGTAAACGCGCCCATCGGTCCCCCATGCACGACGAGTAACAACGGATAACGCGTCCCTTTGCGATAGTCGCGTGGATACGTCAGGAGCCCGTCGACGTCGAAACCATCGCTCGACTTCCAACTGACGATTTCCGTTCGACCTGTCTGCGCCGTCGAGGGCAACTCCGGCTGGACTTCACTGACCTTAACCGGCTTGAAGTGCTCGATCGTCGAGCAATAGGCCTCGGCAGGTCGATCGAGCGTCTCCCAACCGAATCCAACATGCGTGCGCCGAGCATTCAGATGAAAGCCTCCGAGCGACATCCCGTCCTGATGTCCGACGACTTTCGGCGGTCCTGCGAGAGGCAGCGTGCTGAGTTCCAGGCTCGTTCCACGTAGCTCCGAAAAGTAAATTTTCTTTCCTTCGGCCGACCAGCCGATCAGCTCCGAATAGCGACCGAATCCGTCGTGAGTGTCGGCGAGTTCTTGCGATGATCCGCCGGAGCTTGAAACGACATGCACGCGTCGCGCGCCTGCCCAAGTCGCCGGTTCATCGCTGACCGTAAACGCGATGGCCGTTCCGAGAGGAGAGTATATCGGCGACCCTTCCGCGGCCGCGCTGCTCGCCAATTTTTTCACAGTGCCGGAGGCGACGTCGACGGTGGAAAGATCGGCGCTCGTCCAGTCGTCGGGACGTGGCGAGCGGGCGTGAGCGAAAACGATCGTTCGACCATCGGGCGACCAGTCGAAGCCGGCTCGGCCCGAACGATTCGCTTCACTTACGACGCTACGATCGGCCGGGCTCAAAGCTTTGGGGCGAGCTTGAGACTTCGAGGTCGAGTGGACCGCCACCACGTAAAGCCGACTCTGCTTGATTCGCTCGTCGACGACTACGGCGTCGTCCTTCGTTCGCTTCCGCTTCTCCTCCTCTTCGCTCGGAGCATCTGTCGCGGTGAAAGCGAGCGAACGACCGTCGGGCGACCATTTGAAGCTACCGACATCGCCCTTCATCTTCGTCAGGGGTTCCGCTTCGCCGCCGTCGGGTCGGATCAGCCAGAGATTTTTCTTACCTTTGCGAGTGGAAACAAATGCCAGCCGATCGCCGGCGGGAGACCATTGCGGATCGTCGCACGAGTGATCGCCGCGAGTCAGTTGCAGTCGGTCGGTGCCGTCGGCGTTCGCAAGATGGATATGAGTGCGAAACTCACTGATGTCTCCCTCCATGATCGCATCACGAACGGCATACGCGACGCGCTTTCCGTCGGGCGAGACTTGCACGCTGCCGATCCGTTTCACCGACATCATAATTTCCGAAGTCCAGCGCTGCGGCTCCTTCGCTTGTGCGCTCGGATGGTCCGTTGCGATCAAAGCCAAGCACATCGTCAATGCCGACGTCGCAAATAACGGTCTTGAAACCATCAGCCGAAAGGCGGAGTTAATGAAGCTCATCAACGTATGGGTCCTGGCAAGAGTGCATTCGTTAGGGGGCGACGGCATTCTGGAGCGGTGAAGAAGTCGGAGCAAGCGGCAACTTGGTGGGATGACGAAGCTGCGCCGAATTCGAGTCGAGTTCCTCGTGGTTGTGACCGGAACGGCGGTCGACTAGGTTGAACGAAGTACCGGCGATTCATCGCGCAAGCGATCGTTGAAGTGTTTCGAGTTTACGATCGGCCTCGGCCCCTCGGCCGGCGGAGCGGCGTCGCTGCCTGCGACGCCCTTAATCCGCGCAGCGCACCATTGCAGATAACGAGCATGAACCTGCGACGACGATTCGTCTTGATCATCGCGGCGATTTTAGTTTTCGCGTGCCGCGCGGCGGACGCGGCCGAGCCCTTGGTCGTCGAGGCCGACTTCGAGGGGGGCTCGGTGCGCACGATCGAAATCGACGACGTCGCACGGCGCATCGACTTCATGCCGGGCGGGAGTCCTGAGCGGGGTTGGCCATGTTGGTGGTTCTTTCGCGTGAAAGGAATCACGCCCGGCGAATCGATCTCGCTCCGCTTGCGAGCGTCTTCGACGACGGTCGATAGGCCCGGTGCTCCGCTCTCGAAGCCGTTGTCGCCAGTGTGGGCACAAGTGGATCGGGCGACGTACTCGACCGACGGGGAGACATGGCATCGCACCGAGAAGGGAGTCAGGCAAGGTGAATGGATGGTCTACATCCTGAGGCCTGAGGCGAGTTCGATCTTCGTCGCTTGGGGACCGCCGTACACGCCGAGCATGGCCGTGAAGTTCGTCGCTAAGCAAGCCGGCGCAGGTCGCGGTGCGACGGCCAAGGAATTGTGTCGGTCGCGAGAAAACCGAATCGTGCCGCTGTTGCATGTCATGGAGGGAGACTTACCCAAGCAACGGAGATTCGGCGTTTGGATTCAAGCTCGGCAGCACGCCTGGGAATCCGGTTCGAGTTGGGTCGCCCAAGGCTTCGGCGAATGGTTGATGAGCGATGCCGCCGATGCCTCGTGGCTCCGCCGGAATGCGGAAATCTTCATCGTGCCGATCATGGACGTGGATAATGCGGCGACCGGAAACGGCGGCAAAGACGCGGTGCCCCAAGATCACAATCGAGACTGGTCGGAAAAGCCGAACTGGAACGAAGTGCTTGCGGCTCAACGAATGATCGGCAACCTAACGGCCACCGGCCGCATGGACTTGTTTCTCGACTTACACAACCCGGGTCCGACCGATCCGACATTCTTCTTCACGCTGCCCGACGATTTACTGACCGCGCAGAGGATCGAGTCGAGAGACCGATTCATTGCGACGGCGTGTTCGAGACTCGCCGTGCTGAAACCGAAGTTTGCCGTCAACGACAAGCCGAAGGCCGCCGGAAGCAAGTACACGGAGAAGTGGCGCGAGATGAGCGCCAATTGGGTGGCGCTGCACGGAAACTCACGGACCGTCAGCTTGTGTCTGGAAACGAGTTGGCATCATCCGAGCGGAACGGCCGAAGTCTACCGTGCCGTGGGAGCCGAGGTCGCCGCAGCGGTGCGAGAATATCTGTACGAGCGTCGGGAACGAGAAAAGAACTGATTCACGCCGCCGGCCATGCGGCGTCGCGATGAGTCGGTCGCGAAGCGCGGGAATCCCTTTAAGCTATTCGACACGAATCTACGGAAGCATCCTATGTCGATCAATCGCCGTCGTTTCATGGCCGCTTCGTTCGCCGCCGCCGCGGCCTGGCACGCCGGTGCTCGTTTTCGAACGTGGGCCGCTCCACCGACGAGTGAGAACGACGTGGTTCGGAAAAGCCGACAGGCGGCTTTGGCGATTCTTTCGCCAAGCGATCGCGACGTGCGACACGGCTTGGAGATCCACGCCGCTTCGCTGGTTGTCGACAGTTACGGGTTCGCTCCGCGGGCGTCGCTCGATGGGGCCGCATTTCGCGAAACGATGCTCGCGGGGGCATCCGATTCGGAGCTTGTCGATCTGCGCGAAGACATGAACATGATTCGCGCCGTTCATGACGAGATCGAACGCCGCGAGTTTCTCGACGCGTTTCACGAGTCCGGGGTGACGTGCATCTTTCAGAATTGCGGCGAAGAGGGAAATGATCCGCTGCGATTGTTGAAGCGCCTGTCGCGATTCACGTTTCTAACCGACAGTCTCGCACCCGTCTGCTCGAAAGCGATTTCGCCCGAAGCGGTGTCGGCGGCGAAGAAGGCGGGGCATGTTTGCTTGGCTTTCACGACCAACGGCGTGCCGCTTACCCAAGCATTCGAGAGCACGCGCGACGAGTTGCGCTACGTGAAGTTGTTTCGACAACTCGGCGTGCAGATGATGCATCTGACTTACAACCGCCGTAATCCGCTCGGAGACGGCAGCGGCGAAGCCGTCGACGGCGGCTTGAGCGATTTCGGGCGGATCGCGATCGCGGAACTCAATCGGCTCGGGATCATCGTCGACACCGCCCATAGCGGCTGGCGCACAAGCCTCGAGGCGGCCAAGGCGTCGAAGCGACCGGTCGTGGCCAGTCACACGGCCTGCGCCGCCTTACAACGCCACTATCGCGGCAAGCCCGACGAAACCATTAAAGCCATCTGCGATACCGGCGGGCTGATCGGGATGTGCTGCATTCCGAAGTTCCTCGGCGGCAAAGGAGATATCGCGGCGCTGTTGGATCATCTCGACTATGCGATCAAAAAGTTCGGCCCTGACCACGTCGCGATCGGAACGGACGTCGCCTACACTTCGCGCAACGAGAAGGCGGAGCGAGACAAAATCGGTAAGCGTGCGGATGGGCGCGCACCGAATCTCACCGGTCCGAGATGGGAGCACTTGTGGCCGGCGTTCGAGTTCCGCGAGTCCGCGGAAGGCTCGCTCAGTCTGGCTTGGACCAATTGGCCGCTGTTCACCGTCGGCTTAGTGCAACGAGGGCATTCCGACGACGTGATTCGGAAAGTGCTAGGCGAGAATATGTTGCGGGTCTGGCGCGCGAATCGAGCCGATGCGGCTCCGCATTGAGCGATTCGATCGAGCGGTTCTTCGCGACTATTCCTCGGCGCCGAGTTCTTCCCGCAGTCGCCGGATGAGCTTCGAAGTGCGCGCCTCATCAAGATGGAGCGGATCGATTACGAGAGTTCCTTGCTCAAGCAGCGAGTGGCCGACGTAAACCGGCGGAGAGCCGCGCCGAAGTCGCCGACATACTTCGAATGCGGAACGTCCCAGCCGTGCTTTGTCGATTGCAATTTCGAGCTTCGGAGTCGATTGCTCGTCGGTCGGCAATGCGAGGCGGTGGCATACCGGTAGCCCCTCGAGATTCGTTATCACTTGCTCGAGGTAACGTCGCTGATCGATTCGATGGCGATCGTAGTCGCCGGAGGCGAACAGGCGCAGCGCCGTCAACAGGGCGACGATTTGCTCCTTTGAAACCTTGAGAGCGCGCCCGATCCCATGTCGCGGCATGCCTTTGAGCAACCGTTTGTCGATGAGATTCGTCGGAGGCTCCCAGAGGGCGAAATGATCATCCATGTCGAGCATCTGGAGAGCCGCCGAGCCGATGAGGTCGCGGCGTCCGCAGAGGATGCCCGCGGCTTGAGGACCGCGAATCGCCTTGCCGCCGCTGAACGCGACGAGATCGGCACCGCATGCGAGAATGCTTTGCAGATTCTCGCGCGGCGGAAGTTCGCCCGCTGCATCGACGAGCACCGGCAAGTTACGGGCCTGTGCGATTTCGACCACCTCGGCCAACCGAGGTCGGGCCTCGGCGTCATGCACGTAGAAGATGCCGGCGGTTTCGGGTCCGATCGCGGCTTCGATCTCCCAAGCTTCGCAGCGTCGTACTCCGGAACCCGCTACCGGTTCATGGAAGCCGACCTCGATCAGCGTCGCCCCCGCAGCGCGCACGGCATGGTCGTAACCGTTGCGTTGCTCGCGCGCAACGATGAACTCGCTCGGAAAATCACACCGGGGCAGCCGTTCGATCCGGTGCAGATCGTATCGCGCCAAGATCGCGGCCGTGCCGAGCGTGAGTGCGGCGGCCGCTCCGCTGGTGACGATCCCCGCCTCGGCGCCGGTCGTTTCCGCGATGATTCGAGAGGCGACACCCTGAAGCTGATCCAGCGGAACGCTCTCACGCGCCGCGGCGCAGAAGGCGTCGAGCACCGCTTGCGGCATCGGCGCGCCTCCTAGTCGAGTTACGGCGCCGGAAGCGTTGATGATCGGCTCGATGCCGAATTCTTCGAAGATGCTCATGCGGGAGAATTCGCCTTGATCGAACGATGCGCTGCCGGGACCGGTCGTTCTTAGGCGTGGCGTTGCTCGAACAGGTCGACCGCCGTCTGCACGACGAGCAGATGCTGACGCACTCGTTCTTCGAATGGACATTGCATTCCGGTTTCGATCGTGAAACCGGGACCGTATCGTCTCGCGGCGAAGTCGATGAGGTTCAAGCCCTCGCCTCGCTTTTGAGCATCCAACCAAAAGACGCCGGGCTCGAGTTTCTCGAAGAACGAGCCGGGGGAGTATTTTTCCGGCGCGAGTTCCGAACCGGACGCTTTGACGACTCGTGCCGCTTCGCCGGCCATGCGCCGTTCCCAAATCTCGTCGTCCTCGGTTCGCTGTTTGCGAGCCGACATCCAAAAGAACGGACCGTGATCGTGTTCGTGCAGATCGAAGGTCAAAGCCGGACGGACTTCAGCCATCAAGTTGCGCAGGCAGCGAACTTCGGCCGGCGCCCAGCGGGTGTCATGAAAGCGGTTCAAGTGCAAGATCTCGCCGTCGGGCGCGACGATCAACGTATACGCCCGCTCCAAGGGAGCCGAACCCGGCGTATCGGTGCGACTCGAAGTGAACCAAATCCGTCGGCCGCAAAGCGGTTCGAGGAACGGCGCGCTCTTCTCGAATTTATGGAGCAAGCCTTTGTTGGCGTAACCATACTCGCCGATCATGACCAACAGCGTCCCGTCGGCGTCGACCAATACTTCACCGTTCTTGCGGAGAAAGTCGGGCAGGCCGTCGATCGTTTCCAACTGGGCCGGCTTGCCGAGCCCGAGACTCAGAGCATGGCGAAATCCGCTCAGCCCGATCGGGTCGCGCGCGGGAACGACCCATACCACGTGCTTCGTCTTGAGGTTTTCGATCACCTCGACGGTCGCGAATGCGCCGGCGTGCTCGGTGGAATGAGCCCCGCCGCTGATCA
Encoded here:
- a CDS encoding zinc carboxypeptidase yields the protein MNLRRRFVLIIAAILVFACRAADAAEPLVVEADFEGGSVRTIEIDDVARRIDFMPGGSPERGWPCWWFFRVKGITPGESISLRLRASSTTVDRPGAPLSKPLSPVWAQVDRATYSTDGETWHRTEKGVRQGEWMVYILRPEASSIFVAWGPPYTPSMAVKFVAKQAGAGRGATAKELCRSRENRIVPLLHVMEGDLPKQRRFGVWIQARQHAWESGSSWVAQGFGEWLMSDAADASWLRRNAEIFIVPIMDVDNAATGNGGKDAVPQDHNRDWSEKPNWNEVLAAQRMIGNLTATGRMDLFLDLHNPGPTDPTFFFTLPDDLLTAQRIESRDRFIATACSRLAVLKPKFAVNDKPKAAGSKYTEKWREMSANWVALHGNSRTVSLCLETSWHHPSGTAEVYRAVGAEVAAAVREYLYERREREKN
- a CDS encoding prolyl oligopeptidase family serine peptidase, producing the protein MMSFINSAFRLMVSRPLFATSALTMCLALIATDHPSAQAKEPQRWTSEIMMSVKRIGSVQVSPDGKRVAYAVRDAIMEGDISEFRTHIHLANADGTDRLQLTRGDHSCDDPQWSPAGDRLAFVSTRKGKKNLWLIRPDGGEAEPLTKMKGDVGSFKWSPDGRSLAFTATDAPSEEEEKRKRTKDDAVVVDERIKQSRLYVVAVHSTSKSQARPKALSPADRSVVSEANRSGRAGFDWSPDGRTIVFAHARSPRPDDWTSADLSTVDVASGTVKKLASSAAAEGSPIYSPLGTAIAFTVSDEPATWAGARRVHVVSSSGGSSQELADTHDGFGRYSELIGWSAEGKKIYFSELRGTSLELSTLPLAGPPKVVGHQDGMSLGGFHLNARRTHVGFGWETLDRPAEAYCSTIEHFKPVKVSEVQPELPSTAQTGRTEIVSWKSSDGFDVDGLLTYPRDYRKGTRYPLLLVVHGGPMGAFTQSYDGSPTQYPVALFAERGYAVLRPNPRGSSGYGKKFRYANYGDWGGGDYRDLMSGVDHCIELGIADRDRLGVMGWSYGGYMT
- a CDS encoding aminotransferase class V-fold PLP-dependent enzyme: MSIFEEFGIEPIINASGAVTRLGGAPMPQAVLDAFCAAARESVPLDQLQGVASRIIAETTGAEAGIVTSGAAAALTLGTAAILARYDLHRIERLPRCDFPSEFIVAREQRNGYDHAVRAAGATLIEVGFHEPVAGSGVRRCEAWEIEAAIGPETAGIFYVHDAEARPRLAEVVEIAQARNLPVLVDAAGELPPRENLQSILACGADLVAFSGGKAIRGPQAAGILCGRRDLIGSAALQMLDMDDHFALWEPPTNLIDKRLLKGMPRHGIGRALKVSKEQIVALLTALRLFASGDYDRHRIDQRRYLEQVITNLEGLPVCHRLALPTDEQSTPKLEIAIDKARLGRSAFEVCRRLRRGSPPVYVGHSLLEQGTLVIDPLHLDEARTSKLIRRLREELGAEE
- a CDS encoding dipeptidase, producing MSINRRRFMAASFAAAAAWHAGARFRTWAAPPTSENDVVRKSRQAALAILSPSDRDVRHGLEIHAASLVVDSYGFAPRASLDGAAFRETMLAGASDSELVDLREDMNMIRAVHDEIERREFLDAFHESGVTCIFQNCGEEGNDPLRLLKRLSRFTFLTDSLAPVCSKAISPEAVSAAKKAGHVCLAFTTNGVPLTQAFESTRDELRYVKLFRQLGVQMMHLTYNRRNPLGDGSGEAVDGGLSDFGRIAIAELNRLGIIVDTAHSGWRTSLEAAKASKRPVVASHTACAALQRHYRGKPDETIKAICDTGGLIGMCCIPKFLGGKGDIAALLDHLDYAIKKFGPDHVAIGTDVAYTSRNEKAERDKIGKRADGRAPNLTGPRWEHLWPAFEFRESAEGSLSLAWTNWPLFTVGLVQRGHSDDVIRKVLGENMLRVWRANRADAAPH